TGGGCCGGAGCCCGGACGGCGGCGTCGCACAAGTCTCATCCACGGGACTGTCCGGCGTGCCACCGGCGGCCCGATCAGGTCCTGCCGATGGGATGGCTGACGCCGTCCACAGTCGGTTCGGCGCGCCCGCGCGGACACCCGGCGCGGTGGGTCAGCCGATCAGGCAATGCGCTCCCGACCAGGGGATCCATCCTGGAACACCGGACCGACGGAAAGTCAATCGCACACGACGGACAACCGGTCCGCCACTGGTGCGACGGAGCGGGAAATACTTCCGCCTTGTGTAACGGACTTGCCACGCGCGGGTGACGTTGGCCCTATCATCACTCGGGTCGGGTCACCCCATTTGCCGTGAGTCGACACCCCTCAGCCCGAGGAGGCCCCCGTGCCTGTGAGTGCATTGGACCAGCACCTCCAGGGGAATTGCCGCCCGTCGGCAACTCCCGCCACAGTCCTGCCCGACCGGAAGCCCGGTCGGGCCGCCCCGACGAAACACAGACCGGCCCGTCCGGCGACCGACGGGACGGGGGCAACTCGGTGACCACCTTCGGTTACGCGGAACGCCCAGCCGGCCTGGCTGGTCAGCCGACCCGCTCCCACGTCAACGAGCGGCCAGCGGCCCGCGCTCCACTGGACGATTCGAACGGCACCGCCGTGCGGGGCGACGGCGCGGCGCAACGGATCCGCAGCCGGCCACACCACAACGAGCCACCACCTCGACCTGCGGTGCCCGGCGCGAACGCGAAGCCGGCCGGCGGCCGGGTCGCCGTACCGGCCCGACCGATCATGCCTTCGCAGGGTCGACGGGTCAGCGACACACCGGCGGTGACCACCGACCCGGCGGCGGGTGAAACAGCGGTCATTCCGGCAGTGCCGGCCACCACCGCCACCACCCCGACCGGCTTCCCGAGCCGCCCGGATCCGTCCGACCCGGCCACCGAGGTCTGGACGCTGATCGAGCGGGCTCAGGCTGGTGAGTCCGAGGCGTTCGGTCTGATCTACGACCGGTACGTGGACACCGTGTTCCGGTTCGTCTACTTCCGGGTCGGTAATCGGCAACTCGCCGAGGACCTCACCTCGGACACGTTCCTGCGCGCGCTCAAGCGGATCAGCAGCTTCACCTGGCAGGGTCGTGACCTCGGCGCCTGGCTGGTGACGATCGCCCGCAACCTGGTCGCGGACCACTTCAAGTCGGGCCGGTACCGGCTGGAGGTCACCACCGGCGACGTGCTCGACGCCGACCGGGAGGACCGGGGCCCGGAGGGCAGCCCGGAGGCGGCGGTGGTGGAGCACATCACCAACGTCGCGCTACTCACCGCCGTCAAGCAGCTCAATCCGGAGCAGCAGGAGTGCATCGTGCTCCGCTTCCTCCAGGGCTTCTCGGTCGCCGAGACGGCCCGGGCGATGGGCAAGAACGAGGGTGCCATCAAAGCCCTCCAGTACCGGGCCGTTCGCGCCCTGGCCCGACTCCTGCCCGACGGCTTCCAGCCGTAGTTTGTTACGGCGGGACCGATGGGCGCCGATCAACGTTCGTGCAGCTCAGAGTCGGTCCCGCCCGGTGACGACGATCACTTTCTGTAATTTCCGGCCCGCCAGGCCCGTAACCCGTGCCCGGTCCGCCGCGTTTCTCCGGGTGCGACCGGTGGTTGTCCCGGCAAGCCCGGGTCACCGAGGTCCTCCGGCACGCCGGCGGCACCTCACCTCCGTGGTGTCACACTGCCGCCCGGTCGCTGGCAACGACGGCGGCCGACCGGCCGTGACCAGCGAGAGGAGGTGCCTGCGGTGGACGACATCCTCTTCTCCCGCCGGCGCGCCGAGCGCTTCGCGCAGCTTCTCGACGAGGCCAACGGCGCTCGGCGACACCACGTGCGATCCCGAGCGGACGGTCAACTCGCGCCGCTCGTCGCAGTGGGCCAGCGGCTCAGCGTCGACCCACCGGCTGTCGAGGTGAACCCGGACTTCCGTACCGGCCTGCGGGCGATGCTGCTCGCAACCGCCGAACGGGAAGGGCTGGGCACCGCACCGGCGACCACTGAACCGG
The window above is part of the Micromonospora sp. LH3U1 genome. Proteins encoded here:
- a CDS encoding ECF subfamily RNA polymerase sigma factor, BldN family; this translates as MTTFGYAERPAGLAGQPTRSHVNERPAARAPLDDSNGTAVRGDGAAQRIRSRPHHNEPPPRPAVPGANAKPAGGRVAVPARPIMPSQGRRVSDTPAVTTDPAAGETAVIPAVPATTATTPTGFPSRPDPSDPATEVWTLIERAQAGESEAFGLIYDRYVDTVFRFVYFRVGNRQLAEDLTSDTFLRALKRISSFTWQGRDLGAWLVTIARNLVADHFKSGRYRLEVTTGDVLDADREDRGPEGSPEAAVVEHITNVALLTAVKQLNPEQQECIVLRFLQGFSVAETARAMGKNEGAIKALQYRAVRALARLLPDGFQP